One stretch of Plutella xylostella chromosome 15, ilPluXylo3.1, whole genome shotgun sequence DNA includes these proteins:
- the LOC105398172 gene encoding E3 ubiquitin-protein ligase UBR5, protein MEMSSMHFVVHPLPGTEDQLIDRLKEVAERWNRYGTGAGSSALSQLRGVRAVAAGPAHVACLLEDGTICRAAFSIIPDRLDLSKADASKGGGNGGGGSGGGGTSGGKQGGSGGGGCGSRQQPRTRARIMRNSIRAAPSSQGSTSRATGVIIGASGAGRVVSVPAPFVPEDLVTQAQVVLQGKSRSLIIRELQRTNLDVNLAVNNLLSRDDEEGEEPEGGEGGDGYVPEDLISLLDGGFHAAQQDHSVIIDADAMFSEEIFGYAAVRSRSGGGGGGGSGGRGGGASREGGSSTQERPSEFSRWRERQYFGPRRWLESALRDTSWEKDGAESKKKDSAMAASPLWVSEELEYWDSGTRFTHIAATHSELVAVSAQGQLHQWRWADAHPYQRNDALGSGSMYHPRGSWLGMSAGERIVNVSAAGIRVSLLTDAGRVATYLDESIAHAPGASRLEHPLQTFTEFGADRAASLHVCSLYTVARLESGALYWWGVLPLGQRARLWEKHRARSRKQQRGHSASAPQDLQAGHQVTMKNAPMYQPAAVGFNMSSGVPKVGILQNAAWNLSDMCRFKLLPPPQPDRSLSDKDKRDMQNQSPLTVSSVKASSSSSSSKDANKDSNKDMADRLDMPPPPSPASSTCSDTSTSHKRAKRVTVRGEEGSSNDGLAKQRDEEEWPLKEVVFLEDVKSVPLGRVLKVDGAYAAVRFPTIGKDGKEVVPSNPDDWTTLLQDCRLVRKDDLVAVKWGAGGAAGPRGPDCLQRAPRKIALPPDVQVLSIAVDGRGVHAVVRRPGGALAYAVYAVGTTRALTDSTFPTDNSALLGHSNGGSIQLTTAAEGSEPVVMMLDGNGAIYPIARDCVGCVREPPPLNLSPARAVAAHALPLQPHTPSSSHHNALKSQVALIVIVPEPQIMMPRVLRCDLDGLRQLLHQLESDTNKLQIAQILQERCDGNRNILHACVHMCAPTSNKEPDIVENASMPNLSGNSGGGGGASAEEAVPAMSWPPETFDTASGDEDSLMGLTNSGKLSGSGGGGGAVSADPAERRGNALAALRALCESTALQPHLMQLLAARDGLGQTPLMAAVAERAYRAALVILDAIRACPDADDAQRSAAIFPPNAHPDHSPLLVLCCNDTCSFTWTGQEHINQDIFECKTCGLTGSLCCCTECAKVCHKGHDCKLKRTSPTAYCDCWEKCRCKALVGGNWAARCDLLAKLARDTQLATHFNSRGESILLFLVQTVGRQAVEQRQFRAGGGRGRSARKQPGSDAEVDAPDHDLEPPRFARRALLHLLGDWAAVEAAVMCGSSGTAPAAAPEGDRPGSPAPGQSGTTLLDKFTHALIVKCTNEMLDTLLHTLIREQQNEAVPGRAERAREVARRFVRSVARIFVIFSVEMAPGAAKKKGPLSITSSLVRCRRVFAALVALAVEELVEAADALLAPVRLGVVRPTAPFPLATTYVDLVNGSEDLFGVEPLSTGHSSRLPHSRRDSSAAGGRGATAGTSIGSSTLVQDRSSTPVATEYADDVAGDNMAGDDDASETDEPSAPAANPPGDGQHDDAMGDRGQEQHVVVENGTERAEGGESESELDLLAEAETESDSDDQDNAESAQRSVQTGATQGSDAGIASLLLYPEDESGDSTQPEDEDSEAGETDEQEGEGEPALHDGEPLERRAAPPARPNLAPHSMQWAIRSRESNRGGSGGTGGVRLATGSSLVFIDPASLRRSAAAAAAGAHDPHSTSTTASCLARAFGIVIRQIADLLWEYERVSLPLPRMMPLAYREALRLQCYLERQLKQTWDWLVTVMDATEAQLRFGASLTSNNASTSTAVETTRAAAPATRRTTSFTAPATRIIGFSEGPRARDREQGVEAGSARREFLAYCLSLLRAHSGEHLEQLPVLDVGALKHVAYVLDALVYYMRAAHPQPRAHQLWTPDENENEEGEEEMVVGGGAAAESDSEGEAARGRGHAFFQRSDSTLCLGCPPPDPFILSMQDALPLADQPQLLQPNARREELFGMPRQPVTVPAAGDAPPGVNNPLEVVPRRLGLSTRGNDRGWSPPARPASAPPTHPANLQHLSRDEPQDLSCTKDTVTKMDIDTDGEYLSDSDSNEARQIPRKKHHRYPHSVTLTASSSSMQEAGSQSSEFNTLVDTACSIIEAPHQQALGAAPSPGPSGSGAAEARAAARSPAKTVIVRAGELLSGADPLESQEISAHVTVETTGLPPTPHLPALNTPAQPRACPSLGASVSHDLLLGRWRLSLDLFGRVFTEDVGLEPGSVVAELGGFPVKEVKFRRDMEKLRNSQQRDLTLHKMERDRAKLLTQTFAELNSAYAGQNRRAHSTQPPLAVNRVKVTFRDEPGEGSGVARSFYTSVAEALLANEKLPPLEPAASSGGGGGGGGGGTNGTSGSGTAAGGGSGTSGARSSSGATRARSKDASRRAPARPYARTPAAREPRRALSIDARPYSPQAAPGTEGAGYSGERPGGAHNDHLTLHQAQLGERLYPKVHSLHPTFAGKITGMLLELTPAQLLVLLASEDALRQKVREAMDLIVMHPSEAILDLDVFSLSERGAGGSGAGPSTAAAPAPPLPADDSAPLFYSPGKRGYYSPRQGRATAERINAFRNVGRIIGLCLLQNELCPMFLNRHVLKYMLGRPVRFHDLAFFDPVVYESLRQLVVDAETGDSHALFAALDLNFSLEMCEEEGGGCVELAGGGRELEVTALNVYDYVRKYAQHRMLLSQEKALEAMRVGVLDVLPESALEGLTAEDLRLLLNGVGDINVAALVSYTSFNDESGEPPERLARFKRWLWAIVDKMTHLERQDLVYFWTGSPALPASEEGFQPMPSVTIRPADDAHLPTANTCISRLYIPLYSSRHVLKHKLLLAIKTKNFGFV, encoded by the exons ACTCAAAGAAGTAGCAGAGAGATGGAACCGCTACGGCACGGGTGCCGGCTCGTCAGCGCTGAGCCAGCTGCGCGGCGTGCGCGCCGTGGCGGCCGGGCCGGCGCACGTGGCCTGCCTGCTGGAGGACGGCACCATCTGCCGGGCCGCCTTCTCCATCATCCCGGACAGACTCGACCTGAGCAAAGCAGACGCGAGTAAAGGCGGGGGGAATGgaggcggcggcagcggcggcggcggcactaGCGGGGGCAAGCagggcggcagcggcggcggcggctgcggctCCCGGCAGCAGCCCCGGACTAGGGCCAGGATTATGAGGAATTCGATACGCGCGGCTCCTAGCTCTCAAG GGTCAACGAGCCGCGCCACGGGCGTGATAATCGGCGCgtcgggcgcggggcgcgttGTGTCGGTGCCGGCGCCCTTCGTGCCCGAGGACCTGGTGACGCAGGCGCAGGTCGTGCTGCAGGGCAAGAGCCGCAGCCTCATCATCAGGGAGCTACAG CGCACAAATCTGGACGTGAATCTGGCAGTGAACAACCTGCTGTCGCGCGACGACGAGGAGGGCGAGGAGCCGGAGGGCGGCGAGGGCGGCGACGGCTACGTGCCCGAGGACCTCATCTCACTGCTGGACGGCGGCTTCCACGCGGCGCAGCAGGACCACTCCGTCATCATCGACGCCGACGCCATGTTCTCTGAGGAGATCTTCGGGTACGCGGCTGTCAGAAG tcgcagcggcggcggcggcgggggcggcagcggggggcgcggcggcggcgccagtCGCGAGGGCGGCTCGTCCACTCAGGAGCGCCCCTCGGAGTTCAGCCGCTGGAGGGAGCGACAGTACTTCGGCCCGCGGCGCTGGCTCGAGTCTGCGCTCAGGGACACTTCGTGGGAGAAGGATGGAG CCGAAAGCAAGAAGAAGGACTCTGCCATGGCGGCCTCCCCTCTCTGGGTGTCCGAAGAGCTGGAGTACTGGGACAGCGGCACGCGCTTCACGCACATCGCGGCCACACACAGCGAGCTGGTGGCCGTGTCGGCTCAGGGACAGCTGCACCAGTGGCGCTGGGCCGACGCGCATCCGTACCAGCGGAATGAT GCGCTGGGCTCGGGCAGCATGTACCACCCGCGCGGCTCGTGGCTCGGCATGAGCGCGGGCGAGCGTATCGTGAACGTGAGTGCGGCCGGCATCCGCGTGTCGCTGCTCACGGACGCGGGCCGCGTCGCCACCTATCTGGACGAGTCTATTG CTCACGCGCCGGGCGCGTCTCGGCTGGAGCACCCGCTGCAGACGTTCACCGAGTTCGGCGCCGACCGCGCCGCGTCGCTGCACGTGTGCTCGCTCTACACCGTGGCCCGGCTCGAGTCGGGGGCTCTGTATTGGTG GGGCGTCCTCCCGCTGGGGCAACGCGCGCGCCTGTGGGAGAAGCACCGCGCGCGCTCGCGCAAGCAGCAGCGCGGGCACTCGGCGTCCGCGCCGCAGGACCTGCAGGCCGGCCACCAGGTCACCATGAAGAACGCGCCCATGTACCAGCCCGCCGCTGTCG GTTTCAACATGTCGAGCGGGGTGCCGAAGGTGGGCATCCTGCAGAACGCGGCGTGGAACCTGTCCGACATGTGCCGGTTCAAgctgctgccgccgccgcagcccgACCGCAGCCTGTCCGACAAGGATAAAAGGGACATGCAG AACCAGTCCCCGCTGACGGTATCATCAGTAAAGGCATCATCGTCGTCATCCAGCAGTAAGGACGCCAACAAGGACAGCAACAAGGACATGGCGGACCGGCTCGacatgccgccgccgcccagccCCGCCTCCTCTACTTGCAGCGACACTAGCACTTCACACA AGCGTGCTAAGCGCGTGACAGTGCGCGGGGAGGAGGGCTCGTCCAACGACGGGCTGGCGAAGCAGCGCGACGAGGAGGAGTGGCCTCTGAAGGAAGTCGTCTTCTTGGAAGACGTCAAGAGTGTGCCACTTG GACGCGTACTGAAAGTGGACGGCGCGTACGCCGCAGTCCGCTTCCCGACCATCGGCAAGGACGGGAAGGAAGTGGTCCCGTCCAACCCTGACGACTGGACCACGCTGCTGCAGGACTGCCGGCTGGTGCGCAAGGACGACCTGGTGGCGGTGAAgtggggcgcgggcggcgcggccggcCCCCGCGGCCCGGACTGCCTGCAGCGAGCGCCGAGGAAGATTGCCCTGCCGCCTGATGTGCAAGTGCTTAGTATTGCT GTGGACGGGCGCGGAGTCCACGCGGTGGTCCGGCGGCCGGGCGGCGCGCTGGCCTACGCTGTGTACGCCGTGGGCACCACACGGGCTCTCACTGACAGCACTTTCCCCACCGATAATAGTGCTCTGCTCGGACATAGTAATGGAGGGTCCATACAGCTCACTACCGCTGCTGAG GGCAGCGAGCCAGTAGTGATGATGCTGGACGGCAACGGCGCCATCTACCCGATAGCGCGCGACTGCGTGGGCTGCGTGCgcgagccgccgccgctgaaCCTGTCGCCGGCGCGGGCGGTCGCGGCGCACGCGCTGCCGCTGCAGCCGCACACGCCGTCCTCGTCGCACCACAATGCGCTTAAATCACAG GTGGCGCTGATAGTGATAGTGCCGGAGCCGCAGATCATGATGCCGCGCGTGCTGCGCTGCGACCTCGACGGGCTCAGGCAGCTGCTGCACCAGCTCGAGAGCGACACCAACA aacTGCAAATAGCGCAAATACTGCAAGAGAGATGTGACGGCAACAGAAACATTCTGCACGCTTGTGTTCACATGTGCGCGCCTACTTCTAACAAGGAGCCTGATATAG TGGAAAACGCCTCCATGCCGAATCTGAGTGGCAactcgggcggcggcggcggcgccagcGCTGAAGAAGCGGTGCCGGCCATGTCATGGCCGCCGGAGACCTTCGACACGGCGTCCGGAGACGAGGACAGCCTCATGGGACTTACTAACAGCGG TAAGCTATCCGgcagtggcggcggcggcggcgccgtgAGCGCGGACCCGGCGGAGCGGCGCGGCAACGCGCTGGCGGCACTGCGGGCGTTGTGCGAGAGCACCGCGCTGCAGCCACATCTCATGCAGCTGTTGGCTGCTAG GGACGGCCTCGGCCAAACGCCTCTAATGGCGGCCGTAGCGGAGCGCGCATACCGCGCAGCCCTAGTCATACTAGACGCCATCCGCGCCTGCCCCGACGCGGACGACGCTCAGCGATCAGCCGCCATCTTCCCGCCCAACGCGCACCCCGACCACTCGCCGCTGCTGGTGCTGTGCTGCAATGACACGTGCAGCTTCACATGGACCGGACAGGAGCATATAAATCAAGACATCTTCGAGTGCAAGACCTGCGGGCTGACCGGCTCGCTGTGCTGTTGCACTGAGTGTGCTAAG GTGTGCCACAAAGGGCACGACTGCAAGCTGAAGCGCACCTCCCCCACGGCGTACTGCGACTGCTGGGAGAAGTGCCGCTGCAAGGCGCTCGTGGGCGGCAACTGGGCTGCGCGCTGCGACCTGCTGGCCAAGCTGGCCCGGGACACGCAGCTCGCCACGCACTTCAACTCTAG GGGCGAGTCGATCCTCCTGTTCCTGGTACAAACAGTCGGGCGGCAGGCGGTGGAGCAGAGACAGTTccgcgcgggcggcgggcgcggccgcTCGGCTCGCAAGCAGCCCGGCTCGGACGCCGAGGTCGACGCCCCCGATCACGATCTGGAGCCGCCGAGGTTCGCCAGGCGCGCCCTGCTGCATTTGTTAG GAGACTGGGCAGCAGTGGAAGCGGCGGTCATGTGCGGCTCGTCCGGGACAGCCCCGGCCGCGGCGCCGGAGGGAGACCGGCCCGGCAGCCCGGCGCCCGGCCAGTCCGGGACCACTTTACTGGACAAGTTCACACACGCACTCATTGTCAAGTGTACTAATGAG ATGCTGGACACACTCCTGCACACATTAATCCGCGAGCAGCAGAACGAGGCGGTCCCGGGGCGCGCGGAGCGGGCGCGTGAAGTGGCGCGGCGGTTCGTGCGCTCCGTTGCCAGGATATTCGTCATCTTCAGCGTCGAGATGGCGCCAGGCGCTGCCAAGAAGAAGGG GCCGCTCTCAATAACATCATCACTGGTGCGGTGCCGACGCGTGTTCGCGGCACTAGTGGCCCTCGCTGTAGAGGAACTAGTCGAAGCGGCGGACGCCCTCCTGGCCCCGGTGAGGCTGGGCGTGGTGCGCCCCACCGCGCCCTTCCCGCTGGCCACCACGTATGTGGACCTCGTCAACGGAAGCGAAGATCTGTTTGGAGTGGAGCCGCTGTCTACTGGGCATTCGTCGCGGCTGCCGCATTCTAGGAG GGACTCAAGCGCGGCGGGAGGTCGCGGAGCAACAGCTGGCACTTCCATCGGCAGTTCCACCCTGGTCCAGGACCGCTCGTCCACGCCTGTCGCCACGGAGTACGCGGACGACGTCGCCGGGGATAATatggctggtgatgatgatgcgtCGGAGACGGACGAGCCGAGCGCCCCCGCCGCCAACCCGCCCGGGGATGGCCAGCATGATGACGCTATGGGCGATAG AGGCCAAGAGCAACACGTGGTGGTCGAGAACGGCACAGAGCGCGCCGAGGGAGGCGAGAGCGAGAGCGAGCTGGACCTGCTGGCCGAGGCGGAGACGGAGAGCGACTCGGACGACCAGGACAATGCCGAGTCGGCGCAGCGCAGCGTGCAGACCGGCGCCACGCAGGGCTCCGATGCAG GCATAGCATCTCTCCTCCTGTACCCCGAAGACGAGAGCGGCGACTCCACACAACCAGAGGACGAGGACTCGGAGGCGGGCGAGACTGATGAGCAGGAGGGCGAGGGCGAGCCCGCCCTGCACGACGGCGAGCCGCTggagcgccgcgccgcgccgcccgcccgccctaACTTAGCCCCGCATTCCATGCAGTGGGCTATACG TTCCCGCGAGTCAAACCGCGGCGGCTCCGGCGGCACGGGCGGCGTGCGTCTGGCCACAGGCTCGTCGCTCGTGTTCATCGACCCCGCGTCGCTGCGGcgctcggcggcggcggcggcggccggcgCTCATGATCCACACTCGACTTCGACTACTGCCTCGTGCCTGGCTAGGGCTTTCG GCATAGTGATCCGTCAGATAGCGGACCTACTCTGGGAGTACGAGCGCGTATCCCTGCCCCTACCCCGCATGATGCCACTAGCATACCGCGAGGCGCTGCGGCTCCAGTGCTATCTGGAGCGCCAGCTGAAGCAGACGTGGGACTGGCTGGTCACCGTCATGGACGCCACTGAGGCGCAGCTTAG ATTCGGCGCATCTCTAACGTCAAACAACGCGAGCACGTCAACCGCAGTGGAGACGACCCGCGCGGCCGCGCCGGCCACGCGTCGCACTACTTCATTCACTGCGCCTGCCACCAGGATCATAGGATTCTCTGAGGGACCCCGAGCGAGGGATCGGGAACAAG GCGTAGAAGCCGGCAGCGCGCGGCGCGAGTTCCTCGCCTACTGCCTCTCCTTACTGCGGGCTCACAGCGGCGAGCACCTGGAGCAGCTGCCCGTGCTGGACGTGGGCGCGCTCAAGCACGTGGCCTACGTGCTGGACGCGCTCGTGTACTACATGCGCGCCGCGCACCCGCAGCCTCGCGCGCACCAGCTGTGGACGCCG GACGAGAACGAGAACGAAGAGGGCGAGGAGGAGATGGTggtgggcggcggcgcggcggccgaGTCGGACTCGGAGGGCGAGGCGGCTCGCGGGCGCGGACACGCCTTCTTCCAGCGCTCAGACTCCACGCTGTGTCTGGGCTGTCCCCCGCCGGACCCCTTCATAC TATCGATGCAAGACGCGCTCCCTCTGGCTGACCAGCCTCAGCTGCTGCAGCCCAACGCGCGGCGCGAGGAGCTGTTCGGCATGCCGCGCCAGCCCGTGACCGTGCCCGCCGCCGGGGACGCGCCGCCCGGCGTCAACAACCCGCTAGaag TGGTGCCACGGCGGCTAGGGCTGTCGACGCGAGGCAACGACCGCGGCTGGTCgccgcccgcgcgccccgcctcCGCGCCGCCCACGCACCCCGCCAACTTGCAGCATCTCTCCAGGGATGAGCCTCAG GATCTATCTTGCACTAAAGATACAGTAACAAAAATGGACATTGACACAGACGGAGAATACTTATCGGACTCAGATTCTAATGAAGCCAGACAAATACCAAGGAAAAAACATCATAG ATATCCTCACTCAGTGACCCTGACGGCCAGTAGCAGCTCCATGCAAGAGGCGGGCTCGCAGTCCTCGGAGTTCAACACTTTAGTGGACACGGCCTGCTCCATCATCGAGGCGCCGCATCAGCAGGCGCTCGGAGCCGCGCCGTCGCCAG GCCCCAGCGGTTCGGGCGCGGCGGAAGCGCGCGCGGCCGCCCGCAGTCCGGCCAAGACTGTTATTGTACGTGCT GGCGAGCTGCTAAGCGGGGCAGATCCGCTGGAGTCGCAGGAGATATCCGCGCACGTGACGGTGGAGACGACGGGCCTGCCGCCCACGCCGCACCTACCCGCCTTGAACACACCTGCGCAACC TCGCGCGTGCCCATCACTCGGCGCGTCCGTCTCGCACGACCTGCTACTCGGCCGCTGGCGCCTCTCCCTCGACCTGTTCGGCCGAGTGTTCACCGAGGACGTGGGCCTGGAGCCCGGCTCCGTGGTCGCCGAGCTGGGAGGGTTCCCGGTCAAGGAGGTCAAGTTCAGACGAGACATGGAGAAGCTGAGGAACTCGCAGCAGAGGGATCTCACGCTGCATAAG ATGGAACGCGACCGCGCGAAGCTCCTCACGCAAACATTCGCGGAGCTGAACAGCGCGTACGCGGGGCAGAACCGGCGAGCGCACAGCACGCAGCCGCCGCTCGCCGTCAACCGCGTCAAGGTCACCTTCCGCGACGAGCCGGGCGAGGGCAGCGGCGTCGCGCGCAGCTTCTACACCAGCGTCGCTGAG GCGCTACTAGCGAATGAGAAGCTGCCCCCACTAGAGCCGGCAGCGAGCAGCGGCGGTGGCGGAGgagggggcgggggcggcacCAACGGCACCTCGGGCTCCGGAACTGCAGCTGGTGGCGGCAGCGGAACCAGCGGAGCGAG AAGCAGCAGCGGCGCAACCCGGGCTCGTTCAAAGGACGCGTCGCGACGAGCGCCCGCGCGGCCCTACGCGCGCACACCCGCCGCCCGCgagccgcgccgcgcgctcAGCATCGACGCACGACCATACTCACCACAG GCGGCGCCCGGCACGGAGGGCGCGGGCTACAGCGGCGAGCGGCCCGGCGGCGCGCACAACGACCACCTCACGCTGCATCAGGCGCAACTCGGCGAACGACTCTACCCCAAG GTGCACTCCCTCCACCCAACCTTCGCTGGCAAGATCACGGGCATGCTGCTGGAGCTGACGCCGGCGCAGCTGCTGGTGCTGCTGGCCAGCGAGGACGCGCTGCGGCAGAAGGTGCGCGAGGCCATGGACCTCATCGTCATGCACCCCTCCGAGGCTATACTGG ACTTGGACGTGTTTTCTCTATCggagcgcggcgcgggcggcagcGGCGCGGGCCCGTCCACGgcggccgcgcccgcgcccccgctgCCGGCCGACGACTCCGCGCCGCTGTTCTACTCGCCCGGCAAGCGAGGGTACTACTCGCCGCGGCAGGGCAGGGCCACTGCCGAGAGGATCAACGCTTTTAGGAATGTTGGCAG AATAATCGGGCTATGCCTGCTACAAAACGAGCTGTGCCCGATGTTCCTGAACCGGCACGTGCTGAAGTACATGCTGGGGCGGCCGGTGCGCTTCCACGACCTGGCCTTCTTCGACCCGGTGGTGTACGAGTCGCTGCGCCAGCTGGTGGTGGACGCCGAGACGGGCGACTCGCACGCGCTGTTCGCCGCGCTCGATCTCAACTTTAG